A genomic window from Quercus lobata isolate SW786 chromosome 10, ValleyOak3.0 Primary Assembly, whole genome shotgun sequence includes:
- the LOC115964204 gene encoding uncharacterized protein LOC115964204: MASYDKPEVVERDAKDKEHKDDDKPEVAERDVKDKEHKDDDKPEVAERDVKDKEHKEDDKEEGKGGFLEKVKDFIHDIGEKIEGAIGFGKPTADVTGLHVNSINLEKAEFVIEILIKNPNPVPIPLIDINYLIESDGRKLISGLIPDAGTIKAHGEETVKIPVTLIYDDIKNTYSEIKPGSIIPYRIKVDLIVDVPVFGRITLPLEKTGEIPIPYKPDIDIEKIKFDRFSFEETVAVLHLKLENKNDFDLGLNDLDYEVWLCDESIGSVDLQKSANLVKNGITYIDIPITFRPKDFGSALWDMIRGKGTGYSMKGNINVDTPFGPMKLPITKEGGTTRIKKNKEDGGDDDDDDDEE; this comes from the exons ATGGCATCCTACGATAAGCCTGAAGTTGTTGAAAGGGATGCTAAGGACAAGGAGCACAAGGACGATGACAAACCCGAAGTTGCTGAAAGGGATGTTAAGGACAAGGAGCACAAGGACGATGACAAACCCGAAGTTGCTGAAAGGGATGTTAAGGACAAGGAGCACAAGGAGGATGATAAAGAGGAAGGGAAAGGTGGTTTTCTTGAAAAGGTGAAGGATTTCATTCATGACATTGGCGAGAAGATTGAAGGAGCTATTGGATTTGGGAAGCCAACTGCAGATGTGACAGGGCTTCACGTCAATTCTATCAATCTTGAAAAAGCGGAGTTTGTCATTGAAATTCTCATAAAGAACCCAAATCCGGTTCCTATCCCTCTGATTGACATAAACTACTTGATTGAGAGTGATGGAAGGAAACTTATTTCAGGGTTGATCCCAGATGCTGGAACGATCAAAGCACATGGTGAGGAGACTGTCAAAATACCAGTTACTCTGATTTATGATGACATAAAAAACACATATTCTGAAATTAAGCCCGGAAGCATCATTCCATATAGGATCAAGGTTGATCTCATTGTGGATGTGCCTGTTTTTGGAAGAATAACTCTACCACTTGAGAAAACTGGAGAGATCCCTATACCTTACAAGCCTGATATTGATATTGAGAAAATAAAGTTTGACAGATTCTCCTTTGAAGAAACTGTTGCAGTACTTCACTTGAAACTGGAAAATAAGAATGATTTTGACTTGGGGCTTAATGACCTAGACTATGAGGTTTGGCTGTGTGATGAGAGCATTGGATCTGTAGACCTCCAAAAATCTGCAAATCTTGTGAAAAATGGAATCACTTATATTGATATTCCCATCACCTTCAGGCCTAAGGACTTTGGCTCTGCACTTTGGGACATGATTAGAGGAAAAGGCACTGGTTACAGCATGAAAGGAAATATTAATGTGGATACACCCTTTGGACCAATGAAGCTGCCCATCACCAAGGAGGGTGGTACTACCCGTATcaagaagaacaaagaagatggtggtgatgatgatgatgatgacgacgaG GAATAG